The genomic interval AGAGGGTGAGGACAAGATTGGTCACGCGTATATTATTAGTCACAGATTTAAAACACATATTCCGCTATTTTCCGATGGCCGTTCACACCTGCATCATCCGATTAAAAGCTTGCTCCATATAGATGTCTTTCCTACATGTCCATCATGAGCAACTCATGCCATACTACAAAGTTTAGGGGATACAACGGGATACAACGGGATACAACGTAGAAGAACGAGTTAGGGGTTGGAGGGGTGTTTCAAGGGGAGTAATTATTTCGGTcagatcacatgaccacaTTTCTCTCCTCGTTACACAATAAAATGGTGTCTGATGCCTCCTTTACTCGTACTAGCTGACACACACCACCCTCCGTACAACATCAATGGGAATATATATTCATCTAATGTTTTATTTCAGGACTCGGAAGAGCTTGTCAGCGGTGTTGTCATTAATGCAAtgctggaggtggaaaaaCTCCTCGACACAGTCCTCCTTGTACTCGGCGTGGTCGTAgtcctcagcctcctgtGCCTTGGTGACTCGCTCAACACACTCGTCAAAGTGGTGCTTGAAATCGTGGCAGGGACCCTCAGCGGCGGCTATGTTAGTatgtggtgtggtggtgcgTCGGTATACACTTAGTGATAGTTGAAACTGGAGTTGAGATATCAAGTATAGTAACCTGGCACAACATCACAGCATATTGGGAGAGGCATGATGGACCATACTGAATCGAATCAGGTAGAGGTTGAAGACGAGTTGGACCAGCAGATCAAAGAGCACCTCGTAATGCTCTGGTACCCTCTCCTGTGTCAACGCGAAACAGGGATCCGCGTCTCAAGGGATGAGGCATCTCTGACCACCTCAAACACAACGTACCTGTCCAATCAACGTCCAGTCCTCTCCGTACCTGTTCAATCCTGTTGTATCCGTCCTGTAGGTGTCATCACACACTCTCTGTCGTGCTTTCTGTCGTGTTCTCAGCTGTTGTATCCGGCTCCCTACTTGTTGCTTCAACTCCATATCCTCCATATCCTCCATATCCTCCATATTCACACTCAATCAATCTTCTACTCACCTTCGTGAAGAGCAATGGCGGGATCGGGGacctcatcatcatcatcatcgtcatcatcgtcctcatcgtcctcctcatcatcgtcctccttctcttcggACTCGTCATCATCGGACTCAACCTCGACGGGCTcgtcctgctccttctcctcctcggaagCGAAGGCGACGGTGGGGAGGAGCGACTCGGCAACCTCGCTAGCAAGTGTCAGGAAATAAGACATTGTTGTGTTGGTATGggttgtgtggttgtgacAATAGTAATGTGATACGATTTCACTGCTGGGTGTGGTACGCTTCGAAAATTAAACGCACACAAATCTACACTTAGAGACAGCTGATTGGCTGCTGCCGGCGAACACCCCAAAGTTTATTTACCGCCAACAACCACTCGTTCCACTGTGAGAGCACTTTACAGGTGGTTCCATATCCTCTATCGAAATCCCTCCTACCAATAATATTCTCTGGATCATTTTTCtgggcacgtgactttaTTTCTCCAATTTCCGTGCACCATCACCGAGTTGAAGAGGTTGGAGTGTTTTTAACTTGTTTCGTTTCCCGTTGGTTGAATTCTCCGTCCTCCCAATTGCCTCGACCTGGAATTGTCGCGCTTCTGTATGGCTGGTCcacaggttatgagtgTAATGGAAATGGAGTGATGGTTGTTTATGACTTGAGTCCGAAAACGGTGGGTTTTGATTCCTCTCACTTTTGCTACCCATTTTCAGTCTGTTTGAGGCAATTGCTCCAATGGCCTGATCACCACACACGAGTGGGGCATAAGTTGGGGCATCTGGAGCATGAAGTTGGGTTAGGAGACAATGCTACTTGTAAGAGGCGAGCTGACAACAGAGTGACtttcagcttcttcatTTGACTACTTTCTAACCCAACTGGTTCAGAGGGATAGGAATATCTTGTGGGAATATTTTTAAACGGGTGGATTGTGACCTTGGTGCCAGTGTCGTGAACTGAGAGCGGTACGACCTCTCAGGCAGTGACTTCACTTacagcagcagaaccagATCGTAGAAAACTAATACTAAGCGAACATTTAAGATGAGGCCGACTATTAAAAACACAGTGAGTAcgtacgtacagtatgtattaGCTACAGGCAAATACTACTTGCGACGAACAAGACCAATAGTAGATGCTTCTCCTCTACTCATAGCAGATCGAGGACAGTGACGCGGTCGCAGGAGAGTTGTGATTATTGGTAGGTGTAGCGcacagtagctacttgtactacaatatgtactcctcgtacaagtatgtactgcagCCGATAAGAGatcatactgtagttacgAATGTTGACTAGATTTCTGTTGGTTAACGTCACAAGTTTATACTCAGCACCTACAATTTGCTGCAGGAACTCCTCCAGATAAAACATCAATGTGATCTTTTCACCTATAGAagaacgagtacaagaactCGTACGTCCTAcactatatatacacataAAGATTGCTCGATCTCTCATAAAATATAAGGACTATCTGTTGATAGTAGTGCTACACCTACATAATTTCACTGAGATTTCACGGGTGCATTGCTGTGTAGCTGGACGGGAGCATCCAGTTCAGACAACTTACTGTAATGCACAATCTCTTTTTGATTCGAATGATTCTATAATATCCATCTCTCATGCTACACCAGTTCTCAATATGTACCGGTACTCTTGAGCACCTGTGTCAGAAGACGACCCACCTGTCATAACAGCACTGCTCTGGACAGCCGCGCAGAGATACGAGCGCTCCTCAAGCATGGTTGGAATCAAACGAACAAGAGCGACACAGCAGTGTATTTTGACTTGAAATcatctactgtagtgcGTCGTTTAGTACGAGAGTACTCGTATTTTAAGTCGTTGTGGTAAACGTGATGCTGTTCATGATTAAAATGTGATCATAACAACTTCACATATCTGCATCACTACTATCACCCACCACTACAATACACTATCTCAGCTAATAATTTATTGCCTCTGGGGCTGTCGAACAAATGCTCAATACTTTTATTTTTACGGAATCATCAGGTCTAAGACTACACTTAGATCTTGATGACGGCATCGAGAgccttctgcttcttctcgagcttGTCGAGAGCCTTTCGGCCGAGAATACCTCCGCCCCACTTTCGTCGAGACTCGTCGTACTTCTCGTTGAAGTTAGCCTCGATGGTGGAGACGAGGGTGGCAAGAGTAGCCTGGTCCTCGGACTTGACTTCGGTGACGGCAACGACGGCAGCGGTCTTCTTGTGGACAAGAGTACCGAGTCGGGCCTTACCCTTGACAATAGCGTAAGGGACACCCATCTTTCGGCAGAGGGCAGGGAGGAAGACAACGAGCTCGATGGGGTCGACATCGTTGGCAATGAGGACGAggttggccttcttgttctcaacCAGAGAGACAACATGGTTGAGACCGTACTTCACAACGTAGGGCTTCTCGGAgacgtccttcttgtccttgccGGCGGCGAtagcctcggcctccttggtgagtcgctccttcttctcctccttaGTCTCGGGTCGGTACTTGTTGAGGAGCTTGAAGGTCTGGGCAGCGGTGTTCTTGTCCAGGGTGTTGGAGAACTgagcgagagaaggaggaacCTTGAGTCGCATGCTCAGAATCTTCTTCTGTCGCTGGAGTCGAACGTACTCGGGCCACTTGACGAATCGGGAGAGGTTTCGCTTAGGCTGGATGGACTGACCAATGCCGTAAGacttggccttcttctcaaagaGAGGGTTCTTAGCATCCTCGGTCTTGGAGACCTTGGCAGCAGAGGGGGCGGGAGCAACCTTCTTTCCTTTAGCGGCGGGCTGTGTCATTGAGTGGTTAGGATTTAGTTCTTAAAAAATTTGCGAACTGCTCACATATAACACTCTACAGTCTCATAAGAGACTCAGCCTGGTCCCCTAGGGGAGCATCAGTAACGTCACTTCGGTAATGGAGTAACATTGTAATCCTCCTCTAGCAGACAGAGCTGCAGAGATATCTGCTCACATTCttttcatcatcatcggaGCCAGAGCTGTTCACAGCTCTTCTCTTTGGTCCTTACCATTTTTGTGTCGGGTGTTGGTAGAGATAAGTTTCACCAAAAACTTCTTTTCActtgggaggaggagggatGAGTGGTGTCCCAATTAGGCTAGGGTTAGCCCTAAGTCGAGAGTACGTGAATTGCAAAACAGGAAACCCTAACCTGCCGGGAGGGTGCATCGATCGGTGCTGGTGGGTGACCAAACAAGTCTTAGAATGTCAATACTGGGCTAGGGGCCTTGCAATAGGTcacaccacctccagaagTCTTCTGGACCGCTTGCTTGGATTATGTCTGGAGGCTGTTTTGGCTTGCATCAGGGTACCGTACGTATCTTACAAGTGTGTGGTGTCGTGCAGTGATACACATCTACATACAAGAGCGTCTTCAGTTAAGACAGTTGGGTGGATGTGTATGCTGTTTTTACAGCAATCTACAGTAAAGAACCACACAAATAAAATGTCACAGGTATACAGTTTCATTTGTGattgtttttttaaaaaataaGAAAAATAAGAAAAATCACAGGGGCATGAAACTATATACATGTACGTAcctacatactgtattcAAGAGGTGGGAATCCCATACTGAGCCCACGTTGTGAGGGCGGGACACGCTCAAGCAAATGTCGCTGGGTTACTGAATACCAGATGCGACAGTGcgtgtacaagtatcgtaaTTGTACCGGTAGGTGAAGTGTCTGTATCGGTATGTACCTGAAGGCTACTGTTGAAAATGGAATTCAGCACTGAGTACCGTTATTTTCCTGTAGTATTTACAGTAAGAGCATACTTACACACCCTACGATATCATTACTGAAGACACAGCATTTACAGAAGAGCGCCAGCAGGAGAAGTGATGCCGCAACCCCCTAAATCAGCCTCATTGGaaccacaagtacaaccacTGAACACAAGCATATACAAGCACAAATATGAAGACATTTTTTAGATTGTAATTATGTGGCCAATTTCATCCTCCGCGATTCAAGCCGACTTCTTCCACACTGACCCCAGTTGGTTTTGCATCTTGTCCACTCAAGAGTAAAAACTTGTATGAGGATGCATACTACGatacgtacaagtagtacgATAGCTGTGATGTCTGCAAGAGGGCTGTAATTTCTCGAGTACGAGAGACTAGTGCCCAGCCGTTAGACTCGCCGTGAAACGATGATACACTCCATCCACTCAACACACTCCATGCTTCCAGCCACCGTACGGTTTCATTTATAGGCTCAGTATGTCCACTGTTTCAACTCGCGAATGTGatacttgtgcttgtataATAATGCACcatgtacgatacgagCTCTACTCAACAGTCTGTCGGGAGATTACATCcttgtactcatacatGCCACGAGAGTTTCTCGTCTAATGACCTCTAAAGTGGGAGAAAGGATCGGAATATGTCCATCCTCAGCTCTTCACCCATCGTATCCCTGGAGCAATAGGGTTCTCGGACTAAGTGAGCTCGAATGACGTGAGTCTTCCGAATGTATGGTGTACAGGTAGTGCGCGCGTGTTGGGGCAGCCAGGGTTAGGTGCAGTCTGTACCAGCTGACTTTGTACTTTGAGAGCAAGAACACAGGAGAATGGGGTCGCGGCCAGGTAAATGTGCCGGTTTGAGGGCGGAATCGGTTTCCCCCAGGCGTGCAATCCCAATTGAACATATCCCGGTCTTCTTAGCCCCATCACAAGCCCCTCATTTCTCATTTTtgcgtttgtgtcacaCATGCGCCGACTTGGGGCATTACTATACTTTGGGCCAAGTCTAAAACCAGACACTCTACGTATTCCACTACACATCACACTCCGACGCAGAATCCCCCAAGCGCTGATAACCTCCGTTTTCGCCGCCGTTTTTTCGCCTCCAAACCATCCCCCCCACGTCCGCCACACGCCCGTCCCCGACATTTGTTGTCTGTTAACTACTTCCCGCCACCCCCAAGTTACACAGAAACACCCCACCACACCCCCCGTGTAACTTTCGCCACGCGTTACTAAAACATCACCTGCACCTACAAGATGACCGTCAACGAGAACGACAACGTGCCCGTCCAGTCCAACACCCCCATTGAGGGCACTGATGGACTGCGGCTTTTCTTCGGCAACCTCGATTTCCGAGTCTCTGCCCctgagctcaaggagtaTCTTGCTGCTTACAATGTGTGAGTAAACTTAATCGCGCGTCGTGCGGCGATATCAGATGGGGACAAATGGAGTACAGCTGGAGGGCTCGAAGCTGCCGTCCGTCACGCTTCTGGGATGTCCAATACTGGCCGATGGCTTGGTCCCCCATTTTTCTGCGATTTTTTGTCTCCCCCCCATTGCCCCCCACATTTGCCACTACTAACCACAGACAACAGGTGACCATCCCCAAGCGACGAGTCAGAGccaagaccaccaacaagCCCTACAAGAAGGGCATGGGCTACGGTTTTGCTCAATTCACCTCCACCGAGGACGCGAGCAAGGCTCTTGCCGAGCTCACAGACGCTACCTGGAACGACCGAAAGCTCACCGTTAGTTTCGCCAAACCCAACCAGATTAAGAACGACGGCGAGGAtggtgaggaggaggcctcTGCCGCTGATGGTGAGACCGCTGCCCCTCCCAAGAAGAGCAAGCGAAACCGAAGAtcaaagaaggagaactcTGCCGAATCTGGCGATGCCACTTCCAACGGAACTTCGGCTGCCGGCACTGAGGCTTCCGAGACCAAGGAAAGCAAGCCCCGGGGCCGACgacctcctcttcctcttaACGAAGAGTCTCCCACTACTGATACCGTCTTCGTTGCTGGTATCCCCCGAACGGCTACTGTTGCTGACATCAAGGAGTTCTTTGCTGCCGAGGAGCCCGTGTCTGTGAAAATCAGCCAGCAGAATGTCTTCAACCGAAAGGATAAGACCCGAGAGCGAGTCAACCGAGGTTTTGCTCTAGTCAAGTTTGCCGACGAAGCAACACGAGATGCCGTCATCAAGAAGTACCACGAGCAAGAGTGGGATGGCCGAGTGATCCACTTGCGAGTCGCCCTTGATGTTCTCCAGACTGAGGGTGAGACCGACACCAACCAGGAGCCCAAGGAAGACCCCAAGGAAgaccccaaggaggagcccaaggaggagcccaaggaggagcccaaggaggagcccaaggaggagcccaaggaggaggtcaaggaggagcctaAGGAGGATGCTGGAACCGAGgctcccaccaccaccgaggACTCGACCCCCAAGGATGAGTAAGCATCTGCATAAATTTACTAATGGTTGGAGTACTAATTGCTAACGTCGCTGATGGTTAGAATAGTTTAAATAGGAATAATCAGGTTAAAAGGTACATTACAAGTATGCGAAAGAATGAGTTCAGTAcgcacaagtacatacaatacaagtataaTGTACAGAAGATGTGCCATTACCGTCTGTACAGATGGTATCGGTAACCACATGTTGGATGCGACTGCAGGGATAGCGTGCCAGTTGCATTTGCATGTTAGTGGTTGTAGACGGTACGCAATAGGTCATGTGGATGGGCTGAGCTCTTGTTGGGCGAACTGATCCTTGGTTTGTGACCAGTGCCCGTGAAGGCTGATATGTTAAGATTGCGTTGGATCGGGCTGTTTGAAGATGGATTAATCGAGTATTCAATAAATGTCTGAACATCCTAAATGTACATATATTGGTACTggtacggtacttgtacggtgtactgtaggtactgtactttacACAGTACGTATACCCGATCTCTCAACGCCTTATCCATGAGCCTAATGACCATGCCTTGCTCACAATATAACTGCAGTCACGGTCGCTAAACCACAATGATCTAAGAGTGTCAAACAAGAGCACACAGGGTAGGTACAAGTTGTGCTTCGCAAGGTCATTTGTTTTTAGACCGTatacgtatgtactgtatcgGTAAGTACTCGTGCTCTTAGACCTCAATGTGTTCACACGTCTGTTTGGATCACACCACTCTGTGAGTTGACCACGGATGACGGCCATATACCGATATAAAAGGTAGTGGTAAAAGATATATTAATGGACCCATAACTCCTCATTGATTCAAAAGATGTCACAACATCTCATAAACAAATAGGTCTGAACTTGCTCACCATCTCACAGCTTTCAGTGTAACGACTCCTCAACCCACTGAtatagtacgagtagttgTACGGGGCTACAAGACCTCCGCCAAGATAAATAACTAATTATATCTTCCGTGTAGGATTCGCATGCTTCTATCAGTGTATCTATGTTTTTGGCTGTGGTACTCATATCATCCGTCACCATCCTCACTACCGATAAATTAGGGTTTGCACTCTATTCGACCCATCCCCCACCTCTGTTAGCTCTCTTCCAAACTTTATGTTTATCACATGACTTACTACTTTTGTGACTGCTTTTCATCCCAATTGGGAACTCCCAACTCACTCCCGGCGTCTCGGTTTAGGTATCAAGAATTTGTCAAGTCTTCTTCCCCCCGACTGTATAACCGATAATCAACAATGGGTCGTGTCATTCGAAACCAAAGAAAGGGTGCTGGTTCTATCTTCACCGCCCACACCCGGCTCCGAAAGGGCGCTGCCAAGCTCCGAGATCTCGACTACGCCGAGCGACACGGATACATCCGAGGTGttgtcaaggagatcatcCATGACCCCGGTCGTGGTGCTCCCCTCGCCAAGGTCGTCTTCCGAGacccctacaagtacaagcagcGAGTTGAGACCTTCATTGCTAACGAGGGTGTCTACACTGGCCAGTTCATCTACGCCGGTAAGAAGGCTACTCTGAACGTCGGAAACGTTCTGCCCCTGGGCTCTGTCCCCGAGGGTACCATCCTCTCCAACGTCGAGGAGCACGCCGGTGACCGAGGTGCCATTGGCCGAACTTCCGGTAACTACGTCATTGTCATCGGCCACAACCCCGATGAGGGCAAGACCCGAATCAAGCTTCCTTCCGGATCTAAGAAGATTGTCCCCTCTACCGCTCGAGGTGTCATCGGTGTTGTTGCCGGTGGTGGACGAATCGACAAGCCCCTGCTCAAGGCCGGCCGAGCCttccacaagtacaaggtCAAGCGAAACTCTTGGCCCAAGACTCGAGGTGTGGCTATGAACCCCGTCGACCATCcccatggtggtggtaacCACCAGCATATTGGTAAGGCCTCTACCATCTCCCGAGAGGCTGTTTCTGGTCAGAAGGCTGGTCTCATTGCTGCCCGACGAACCGGTCTGCTCCGAGGTACccagaagatcaaggagtAAATTTAAAAAATGTATTATTGCAACGAGACATTCAAACGACGACTGTAATCATTCTAAGAGAGACAGCGATACCTCAAGTAATCAACAAGTTATTAAAGAGATTCTGTATAGGCATGACAGTGATGGTGGGTCAAAATTTTCCAACCCATTCATGCGGTAAAAAATTCTACTTCTAAGAGAGTATTCGTACAGCACTGTGCATATCAACAACGATTGCAATATAAATGATGAGACCGAAGCCACGGCTTTGAATGTGAAAGAAGTTATGTAAGTAagacgtacaagtatgtacactgtaccTCTATCTTTAACGGCGGTTCGACTGTTACTTATGTTTCATAGCCTCTACGAAGATCTCTCCTCTCTTTTCATTTACTGTAATAGTGTGCAAGTGCACCatggcttttttttttttcatgAAGAGGCACCCATAAGTGTTCTACGTCTGGTCCgtgtacatgctgtagtTCTGTCTAAAAAAGCGCTCTACGACAAGCCGTGTAGCCTGGAGTGCTTTCatggtacatactgtagcacaACGATTGATCCAAGTCCGTGTTTTGTACACAACGGGTCAGAAATAAGACCCCAAGTGTTGTTTTTTATAATATTGCGTTCACAGACTTTAAAAAACATACTCATAAAGTCGAAGGCTTTGTTTAGTGTTTGTTATAGGCTTATACATACACCTCATCAATCGTTATTCATTATCATTATATATCGTGTCTCATAAATGCAGCGAGATCTGACTCGCTCGGCGTGGACTTGGTTTGTTTTACAGGTGCACGCTGGGAATTTCCCGAATAAAGCCCTGTCCAAACTtggaagaaaagaagatgaCGGATAGAAGCATCAGATCAAAGGCTCCCAGCACAAAGAAGCCAGCATGAGCCCACTCGTCCGACAAAGCAAAGCCGACCTTTGTGAGAATCAGAATACCGGCTCCTCCAAAGAGAGAGTAGACTCCGGCAATGGAACCTCGAATCTCTGCACGCACGTCGGTGCAGTAGCTCATGGAGGTGATGATAACTCCAATCTGGCCAACACCAATGAAGCCACAGAAAACCATGAACCA from Yarrowia lipolytica chromosome 1F, complete sequence carries:
- a CDS encoding uncharacterized protein (Compare to YALI0F24673g, similar to uniprot|P00127 Saccharomyces cerevisiae YFR033c QCR6 ubiquinol--cytochrome-c reductase 17K protein); amino-acid sequence: MSYFLTLASEVAESLLPTVAFASEEEKEQDEPVEVESDDDESEEKEDDDEEDDEDDDDDDDDDEVPDPAIALHEAAAEGPCHDFKHHFDECVERVTKAQEAEDYDHAEYKEDCVEEFFHLQHCINDNTADKLFRVLK
- a CDS encoding 60S ribosomal protein eL8 (Compare to YALI0F24695g, similar to Saccharomyces cerevisiae RPL8A (YHL033C) and RPL8B (YLL045C); ancestral locus Anc_4.8, highly similar to uniprot|P29453 Saccharomyces cerevisiae YLL045c RPL4B 60s large subunit ribosomal protein L7a.e.B alternative splicing generates different translational starts) — encoded protein: MTQPAAKGKKVAPAPSAAKVSKTEDAKNPLFEKKAKSYGIGQSIQPKRNLSRFVKWPEYVRLQRQKKILSMRLKVPPSLAQFSNTLDKNTAAQTFKLLNKYRPETKEEKKERLTKEAEAIAAGKDKKDVSEKPYVVKYGLNHVVSLVENKKANLVLIANDVDPIELVVFLPALCRKMGVPYAIVKGKARLGTLVHKKTAAVVAVTEVKSEDQATLATLVSTIEANFNEKYDESRRKWGGGILGRKALDKLEKKQKALDAVIKI
- a CDS encoding uncharacterized protein (Compare to YALI0F24717g, similar to Saccharomyces cerevisiae YFR032C; ancestral locus Anc_7.188, no similarity): MEYSWRARSCRPSRFWDVQYWPMAWSPIFLRFFVSPPLPPTFATTNHRQQVTIPKRRVRAKTTNKPYKKGMGYGFAQFTSTEDASKALAELTDATWNDRKLTVSFAKPNQIKNDGEDGEEEASAADGETAAPPKKSKRNRRSKKENSAESGDATSNGTSAAGTEASETKESKPRGRRPPLPLNEESPTTDTVFVAGIPRTATVADIKEFFAAEEPVSVKISQQNVFNRKDKTRERVNRGFALVKFADEATRDAVIKKYHEQEWDGRVIHLRVALDVLQTEGETDTNQEPKEDPKEDPKEEPKEEPKEEPKEEPKEEPKEEVKEEPKEDAGTEAPTTTEDSTPKDE
- a CDS encoding 60S ribosomal protein uL2 (Compare to YALI0F24739g, similar to Saccharomyces cerevisiae RPL2A (YFR031C-A) and RPL2B (YIL018W); ancestral locus Anc_7.187, highly similar to uniprot|P05736 Saccharomyces cerevisiae YIL018w RPL5A 60S large subunit ribosomal protein L8.e), which produces MGRVIRNQRKGAGSIFTAHTRLRKGAAKLRDLDYAERHGYIRGVVKEIIHDPGRGAPLAKVVFRDPYKYKQRVETFIANEGVYTGQFIYAGKKATLNVGNVLPLGSVPEGTILSNVEEHAGDRGAIGRTSGNYVIVIGHNPDEGKTRIKLPSGSKKIVPSTARGVIGVVAGGGRIDKPLLKAGRAFHKYKVKRNSWPKTRGVAMNPVDHPHGGGNHQHIGKASTISREAVSGQKAGLIAARRTGLLRGTQKIKE